A genomic stretch from Falco naumanni isolate bFalNau1 chromosome 6, bFalNau1.pat, whole genome shotgun sequence includes:
- the CTSB gene encoding cathepsin B, with protein sequence MWPSVSILCALVAFANARSIPYYPPLSNDLVNHINKLNTTWKAGHNFRNTDMSYVKKLCGTFLGGPKLPERVDFAADMELPDNFDSRTQWPNCPTINEIRDQGSCGSCWAFGAVEAISDRICVHTNAKVSVEVSAEDLLSCCGFECGMGCNGGYPSGAWRYWTERGLVSGGLYDSHVGCRPYSIPPCEHHVNGSRPPCTGEGGETPRCSRHCEPGYSPSYKEDKHYGITSYGVPHSEKEIMAEIYKNGPVEGAFIVYEDFLMYKSGVYQHVSGEQVGGHAIRILGWGVDNGTPYWLAANSWNTDWGDNGFFKILRGEDHCGIESEIVAGIPSTEQYWKKM encoded by the exons ATGTGGCCGTCCGTGTCCATCctgtgtgccctggtggccTTCGCCAATGCTCGCAGCATTCCTTACTACCCTCCTCTCTCCAACGACCTGGTCAACCACATAAACAAGCTCAATACCACTTGGAAG GCAGGGCACAACTTCCGCAACACTGACATGAGCTACGTGAAGAAGCTCTGCGGCACCTTCCTGGGCGGGCCCAAGCTCCCTGAGAG GGTAGATTTTGCCGCAGATATGGAGCTGCCTGATAACTTTGACTCCCGGACGCAGTGGCCTAACTGTCCTACCATCAACGAGATAAGAGACCAAGGCTCTTGTGGTTCTTGCTGG gctttTGGTGCTGTCGAAGCAATTTCAGACAGAATCTGCGTTCACACAAACGCCAAGGTGAGCGTGGAGGTCTCAGCGGAGGACTTGCTGTCATGCTGCGGCTTCGAGTGCGGCATGGG gTGCAATGGTGGTTACCCCTCTGGTGCATGGAGGTACTGGACAGAGAGGGGCCTCGTGTCTGGGGGTCTCTATGATTCCCATGTGG GCTGCCGTCCCTACTCCATCCCACCCTGTGAGCACCATGTCAACGGCTCCCGGCCGCCGtgcactggggaggggggagaaacCCCCAGGTGCAGCCGGCACTGCGAACCAGGCTACTCACCCTCATACAAGGAGGACAAGCACTACG gcATCACATCTTATGGTGTCCCTCACAGTGAGAAGGAAATCATGGCTGAGATCTACAAGAATGGCCCGGTGGAAGGAGCCTTTATTGTCTACGAGGACTTCCTGATGTACAAGTCTG GTGTCTACCAGCACGTGTCTGGCGAGCAGGTTGGAGGCCATGCAATCCGGatcctgggctggggggtggaCAATGGTACTCCATACTGGCTGGCTGCCAACTCCTGGAACACCGACTGGGGAGACAATG GCTTCTTCAAAATCCTTCGAGGAGAGGACCACTGTGGCATCGAGTCTGAGATTGTGGCTGGCATCCCCAGCACGGAGCAATACTGGAAGAAGATGTAA